The DNA sequence gccAATCAAAGATCAGTTTGAAAGAGTAGGCTAGTGTGAAACGCAAGTTCACAAAGCCAATATATGATTATCTAAATAGAGTCAATAGGTGTTTTACACAGGTTCCTAAACATGAATTAGTCAAGATGGCTGTTGAAGGTCTAGAACATCataattctttcttttcaaagatctggttcagaatgctatcaaagaCGAGAGGCACAAGTGTGCAGACAAGGGAAAATCCCAAATAAAGATTGATGTCGATCCCTTGCATGAGGGATTTGCCCATTATATTGAGCCAATTGAAGATCACATGATAGAGGCTACTGAGGGCCTCAAAAGTGGAGTTGATGTGGCTAAGATTACTGAAGTTGTTGGTGTAGGAATTCAGATAACTGAGATTGCTGATAATTTCAATTTTGGAATCAACATGGTCGAAATAATATGGAATGTATCAAAGTAgtataaaagattgtcgaacccaCAGAGACATAATGATCAATCTATCATTACTATTGTTACAGTGTTTATCAAAGGCTATCGTTAGAAGGTTTGTAATGAGcagaacaaaataaagaaaaaaaaatttaaataataagaaaTGATAATGCTAGAATATGATTCTCGTTGACCAGACAATACTCTTATTATTTCTAGATAGGATTACTTACTGGACAATATTTTCTACTTTGAAAAAGAACTAACGAACAAGAACTGTCACTCTCGCGTATTCAGAACCGCATTTTACTCTCCAATCTTTAACGGGGTTTTCACATTCCTGAGTTGCGTACGGCGTTAAAgtattaaatcattttttaagaaattattcCTTTGACTCAATTGAAAAGTAGTTTTGATTGAAAGTCTAACTTAAAAGGGTTATCGATATATGCTCAGACAACAGGATCCTAAACCTAGAAACGCATTCgctaatagtttcaaaattacTTTCTAGAAATATTAAGCATtcctaattaattaacaaattgcTTTTGCAGTGtttgttaataaaaaaaaaatcaattttaatcttAAGTATCAGAAGGCTTTCAATCTTATCTGATGTATTCATGACTTTACTTTCGTAATAGCCGGccaaattaaattaagaaaaattgttTATAAACCAAAATAGCCCTTGGTATCAATCCTAAAAAATAACAAACAGATTATCGTCGAATTGACGGTCCTCACATTCCACCACTAATAATTTAGATGGACATGATTACGATAAATGAAGAAGGTTTTGTTTGGAAGATGGAACTAAACATGCTGAAAATAAGAACGTGCGCAAAAATAAATGtgtaaataaagtaaaaagacaaaatataaataaagttGGACTAAATAAGAGCCTGCTCCAAATGGAGGCTTGAATCTGGTTCAATAGAAATAAACTTTGATTGAAAGTAAATGTGGGAAACAATTTTTTTGCAGAATATAAATGCGGGAAGAAAAATTACTTCAAAATAAAAGTGTTCCAAActcgacaacaacaacaatgcgATAATCCTTCGGTGTGAAGAATTAAAGCCTTTTGAATCTTAATATATGCCTAAGTTGTACTAAGTTTGGATGGGATAAAAAGTTAAAAGGAAATCCTATTTATAATGCATAGAAACTCTAAATCATGCCATGGAAGTTGCTAAAAACGTGTGAGAAAATGTAGGAACGAGTTGAAGTAGTGGAGAATAAGCACAAGTTCACTTTCGTAACTGCATGAAAAAACAAAGGGTGGCGAACACCAACCCTTCATGGCGAACGCCATCTTCAAAAAATTGAAAGACTTTGTCTTCCTAAACGTTGGTGGGTGACGAAAGCTTTTAGTGCGAATTGATtagtttcttctatttttcaTCCCAGTTGCTTCATTTCTTCGCGTAAGCCTTAAATAAGGTCAATAACCCGAAAAACATACAAAACACCGACATAATACTTGgaataataacaaaataatgaCAATCAGTGTAGTATTTGACTTTTCATAACTATGTTTTGCTTCATGTGTTGCTTttcgaagtttttttttgttgttgtatataATGATGATCATTTGGTAACTTGCAATGGCTTATCAAGTATACTTCAGCATATGAAATATTGTATAACATCACATATGAGCATTGAATTATCACAAGTTTTTGTCAACTAGAAgcgtttttagtttttaattaaaaatgtggCATGAGCTTTTTGAGAAGATTAATTTTAGTATCTTTAAAATATTACATTTGATTAGTTTATTTTTCAGCTTGGTTATTTTATACAATTGAAATTTAATTATTCTAAGCAAGTAAAACGATTGTAAACATGATGCAAAACTCCATTGATGGAGTGTGAACAAGCAGTAGAAGAAAAGCTTAAGCAGAgcaaaaaagagaagaaagagattATTGATTGCTTGTTTACAAAGTTAGTTACACAATGGTTTATATAGTTGGTAGGAAAGCCAAACTGAAAACCCTAACTAACTGAATACAGTTAAGCTATGTAACTACTTTTGCCACGTCAGCTGCATGCTTTGTCACCCCCCCACAAGCTTGAGGTTGATAGATGTTGATCAAGCCAAGCTTGGAAACACAGGCATGGAAAGGTTGTGGACCTAAAGCTTTAGTGAATATATCAGCAACTTGGTCTTTAGAAGGAACAGGTAATAATCTCATGACACCAGCTTGAATCTTTTCACGGACAAGATGACAATCTATGTCAAGGTGCTTGGTGCGTTCGTGAAACACGGGATTAGCAGAAATGTGGATAGCACTTTGACTATCGCAATAGAGAACCGGTAACCGTGCTGGATGTTGTTTGAGATCATGCAATAGGAAGCAAAGCCACTGAAGTTCCCTAGTAGCGGCAGCCAGGGCGCGATACTCAGCCTCAGCTGAAGAACAGCTAACCGTGATTTGCTTCTTAGCTTTCCATGATACCAAAGAATGACCAATGAAAAAACAATAACCAGACACGGATCTTCGAGTATCAATGCAACCTCCCCAGTCAGCATCGCTAAACCCGGAAATCTGCAGATCTGAAGCCTGAGAAAGGAGGATACCATGTGCAGGTGATTGTTTGAGATACCTGAGAACACGTAGGGCAGCTTTATAGTGTGACTCAGTAGGGGCACTCATGTATTGGCTCAATTGTTGAGTAGCAAAGGCAATGTCAGGTCTTGTGGTAGTAAGGTACAAGAGTCTACCCACAAGACGCCTATAAGCAGTGATATCTGAGAAAACTGATCCATCGTCTTGATGTAAATGGATAGAAGCATCTAAAGGAGTAGTGACAGGTTTACAACCAGTGAGACCAGCATCCTTTAAAAGTTCCAGACAATACTTTCTTTGGCACAATGTAATACCCTTGGAAGAACGAGCTACTTCAAGACCTAAGAAGTATTTTAACTCACCAAGATCTTTGATATGAAAAGAACTATCCAAAGCCTTTTTGAGATCATGGAATATGGTGAGAGAAGTTCCTGCAAGAATAATGTCGTCTACATAAACCAAAATGGCCGTGAATGAAGAAGCATCAGATTTGGTGAATAAAGTGTGATCTGCATGTGCATGAGTGAAACCTTGCGCCTGAAGAAATGTTGTTAATTTCTCAAACCATTGACGActtgcttgcttcaatccataaagGGATTTCTTCAACTTGCAAACCTGCCCAGGATGAGAAGCACCAACACCTTGTGGCAATTTCATGTAGACATCTTCATGCAAATCACCATGTAAGAACGCATTGTTCACGTCCAATTGATGAAGGAACCAACCATGTATAGCAGCAAGAGCCAGAAGCACTCGAATAGTAGACATCTTTGCCACAGGAGAGAATGTCTCAAAATAATCCACTCCTTCAGTCTGATTAAATCCTTGTGCCACGAGTCTAGCCTTGAACCGCTCTATAGAGCCATCAGCATGTCTCTTTATCTTGTACACCCATTTGCTTCCAATAGGAGAAGCATTAGGTGGCAAATCAACAAAATCCCATGTCTGATTTTGTTCCAAGGCATTTAATTCCAACTGCATAGCTTGAACCCATCGAGGATCTTTAATGGCTGCTTGATAATTATTGGGTTCAGTTTCAGAGGAAAGAGCCATAATGTAAGCTTGATGAGTGTGAGACAAATTATCATAAACCAGGTATTTGTCAATAGGGTATTGACTATGGGAGGAGATGGAAGAACATATGTAGTCCTTTAAATGTGCAGGTGGTCTAGACACACGACTAGACTTTCTAGTATCATCAACTACTGGTGAATCAGAAGCATGAGACGGATGAGACATGGAAGCATCATCAGAAGTAGTGACATCAGTAGAAAGAGAGGAATGTTCAATAGGTAAAATTTCAGAATCAGTTCCAGACACTTGAACATCATGTTCAGGTGTAGAAACCCGTGTATCATTTTCAGAAACACAAGGAACAATGGACTGAGAACTGGGGACAGAAGAAGAAGTGTCTAAAAAGGTGTTTAGAGTAGTCATAGAGGATTCAGAAAAAGGTTGGTCAAAGTATATAGAAGTAGGAGTTTGCAATTTTGACTCACTATGAAAAGGAAACTCCATATCAAAAAATTTGACATTTCTTGAAACAACAATTTCATGGGATGTGACATCCAGAAGTACAAAACCTTTCATACCTTGCTTATATCCCAGGAAAGCACACTTTCGTGCTCGTGAGTCAAATTTATGTCTGTTGTTAGGCAGTGTAGAACCATAGCTCAAGCATCCAAAAACTCTAAGTGAACTTAAGTCAGGTAAAGCTCCATGCAAAACCTCATAAGAGGACTTGTTCTTCAAAATCTTTGTAGGAATCCTGTTCATCAAAAATACTGCATGTAAAACTGCATATGACCAGTATTTCTTAGGCAGTTTAGATTGAAACATTAGAGCTCGACTAATGTTCAGAATGTGCTGGTGTCGTCTTTCTACtctaccattttgttgtggtgtataAACACAACTTTTCTGATGTATGATACCTTTTGAGGCATAGTAAGTAGGCATAAGTAACTCTGTTCCATTATCACTCCTTACAACTTTTACTCTTTTGTCAAATTGAGTTTCAACCATAGCTATGAATTCTTTAATTCTTTGACATACTTCAGATTTAGACTTTAACATAACCACCCATACATGTCTACTATGGTCATCAAGTATGGTTAGAAAGTATCTAAAACCATGAACAGAAGTTGTACCAAATGGTCCCCATACATCTAAATGAATTAAGTCAAACACATTCTCAGCATTTTTATTACTTATGGGAAAAGGCATACATTTTTGTCTGGATTgttggcaaacatcacaagcagtATGAGCACTCCTAGGAATGTAGCTATACACTTTATTCATACATTCCATTCTATCAAAAGACAAATGCCCTAGCCTTAAATGCCATAATAAGGCAGATGCTACAACATTAGAACTACTTTTAGTGAAAATACTCGACACAAATCCTGCAGCTTTTCCTCTATGGACTTTGTGGGTAGCTTCCAAGTAGTATAGACCATCACAGGCTTTAGCTGAACCAATCCTCCTCAAATCCTTCTTTGCCTGTATCATACACTGATCAGATTCAAAACTCAAAATGCAACTCTGCTCTTGACACAGTTTTGAAACTGACACTAAGTTAACTTCAAACTGAGGCAAATATAACACATTCTTAATGATCAATTCATTAGACAATTGCACACTACCACTTATGGATGAGACTATAGAGTTTCCATTTGGTAGATTAACCATCATGGGGCTTATTATTTCATATTCAACAAAAGAATCTAAGGAATGACTTATGTGGTGAGTAGCTCCTGTATCTAATATCCAACTGATACTATTCTTAGTATTAAAGTTAGCAATGAAAGGTTCAGAATTACCTCCCTTAGCTAGATTCACAGATCCTGTACTTTTCTCTAGTAAGGTCATCAAATTTTGGTACTGCTCCTTTGTGAGTGTCATGCTTCCTCCATTGTCACTTGTTGAGGCTACAGCAGATTTTGAATCCGAATCTTCAACATCAACCTGATTAGCATATGATGAAGATCCACTTCCTCTTCCAAAACTTGGTGGATAACCATGTTTCTTGTAACAATTATCAATCACATGCCCTGTTTTACCACAGTGTGTGCACACTTTCATATTGCCTCTACCTCTTCCTGCAGAAGGATTTCCATAGCCTCGACCTCTTCCAAATGATTTTGAGCCTTCAACAGCATTTACCATCCCAGGTGCTTCCTCAATCACATTGCTGTTAGAAAAATTCAGACCACATATCTTCCTTTCTTGCTGCATTACCATTGAAAATACTCTATTGATTTGTGGTAATGGATCCATTAACAATACTTGAGATACCACACCATGAAATTCTTCATTCAGACCTATTAAGAATTGGATAATTCTATCTTCAGCCCTAAAGCTTCTACTATTGCgcattgcttgacatgcacatgTAACACGACACGTGCAACTTGGCATGGGGCGATACTGATCCAACTCTTCCCACAGACTTCTCAATTCAGTGAAATAATCAGAAATCTTCTTGCTaccttttttcagatttgttATTTCTTGATGAAGTTGCGCTACTCGAATTCGATCTCCTCTCATAAAACGATCTTTGAGATCATTCCACATATCCACGGCATTGTCAATGAACACCACACTCTGAGCAATGGATGGTGTTATTGAATTGATAATCCATGTATGAACTAAATTGTTGCATCTTTGCCACGCAACATAATTCAGATCATCTTCTCCAGGTACTTCTATAGAACCATCAACGAATCTGAACTTGTTCTTCATGGCAAGAGCACGTCTCATCTTCATCGACCAAGCGTGGTAATTATCACCTGATAACGCTGGAGTTACGCACACCGTCGATGGATTTTCTGAAGGATGCACATAATATGGATCAAGATGATCCTGATtcttattgttgttattgtttctcGTCATCGATCAAGCTTCTTAGAAAAAAACTGAGAATCGAAGAAAgtataaaaagaacaaaatcaCAGTGATTGCTTCAAGAAAGCTTCAATCACTATGAACAAGAAAGATCAATGAATCGCAGCGGATGCAGAGCAGGatcaacctgctctgataccatctaAGCAAGTAAAACGATTGTAAACATGATGCAAAACTCCATTGATGGAGTGTGAACAAGCAGTAGAAGAAAAGCTTAAGCAGAgcaaaaaagagaagaaagagattATTGATTGCTTGTTTACAAAGTTAGTTACACAATGGTTTATATAGTTGGTAGGAAAGCCAAACTGAAAACCCTAACTAACTGAATACAGTTAAGCTATGTAACTACTTTTGCCACGTCAGCTGCATGCTATGTCAATTATACTCTTGACTGTTGATTAAAGATTGgaagaaaataaagaagagaCGGAGCATATAACTGCAATAAGACTGAAGTATGAGGAATCAACATATTTGAAGGAAATGGAGTATTGTGTCAAGTTATTATTACACTAAAATGTTGTAGTTGTAcggttcactcatttttcttaaaattacttGAATTTATATATTATACATTGTaagaattatatatttttttgtatatttacgGTGTATTTATTATACATTGTAATTAGTTTATATGTGACAATTATAGATTATATTCATAAATATTAGTATATCTTAAatgtatatttttataattttttgtttgatATAGTAAATTGATTTATCAAAAATATTAGTGAGGAAATTGGAAATATGTCATAAATTAGTTAGGGAATTTGAAAGCTCATTAGCTCATTAATTATTGAGGGAAAATGAAATCCTTCAGTAATTAATGAAGAAATTATTAGAATGTATAATATACTTATGGTCAATTGTAAGTGACGAGAATATTTAATTTGTGACAGAATTATTAAGTTGCTATTTGTGAAGGATTATAAATTTTCTCACTGTCCATTTTCGCCTTTTCGTTTTGGGCGTGTGGTTGGGAGCCATGAACATACAACGAGAAGGGTGGACTAAGGTTGGAAGGAGATTCAATAGGAGGATTGTAGAAGAAAAATGGGATGTTGCGGGAGAGCGATGGAGGAAGGATGATGGAACGGCAATTACTTCTTACTTCTTTATGGAATTTAAGAGAATATGGAAGGCAAGGGACTTGTTGTTTGAGGTTAAGGAGTTGGGGGACATTGATGAGGTGGTTATTCCTCTGAGAAGGGATAAACCCGAGAGGAGGTATGGTTTTGTGTGTTTCTTTAATGTGGAGGATGACAAGATGTTGACCATTAAACTTGATAGTTTGGTGTTGGAGGGAAGGAAGCTGTATGCGAACCTGCCTAGGTTTCAGAGAATGGTGAAGGAACCAGCTTAACTGGCGTGGAAGAATGGTAAGGTGGGAAGGGATACAGCTTTTGAGGAGAAGGGAGGTATGCGTCAAGGACAATGTTCAAAGGCTTAGGTGGATATAAGATCATTTGCGGACGTCGTTCATAATCAGAAAACTTGTGATAGTAAATCTGAGGATGTGATGGGGGTTAAAAGTGTGACTTTTTCTTCCAAGAAGGACGAGCTTTATCGTTATAGCAAGGCATATACAAGTGTTTTTAAAGACCCTGGGGCTGCTTTGATCATCAAGCATATTTTTCATGAATAAGGCCTCTTCATAATCAGGATCACCGTGTAGGGACCTAATCTTTGCATCCTTGAAGATTTGGTATGCGGAGAGGTGGAAACATTCATTGAGGAGCGGAAAGAGTGGTGGTAACATTGTTTCTGCTCCATTAGACCTTGGGTTCCAAAAAATGTAGATTCAGAAAGATTGTTGTGGATGAGAATATCAGGTATTCCATGCCATGCGTGGGGAGAAATCTTCTTCAAAGATCTAGCGGAAAACAGTGACACCTATGTAAAGAGTGATGAGGCTACGGTGGCACGCACTAGCATGAAAGATGCAAGGATTTGTATTAAATCAGGGTGGAAAGGAGCGATCAATGAAACAGTTAAAGCAGTGATCGATGGAGTTTCGTTCCTTAATAATCTGAGAGAAGATCCATCTCTGCTCAAGGGTTTGGCACCGGTTCGtaggttcatggtttaagaaggATCAGTTTCGTGTGACTCTTCGGCGGGAGTTTTTTCAGATGAGGAGTTTTTAGGTGAGGAAAAGGGGTTTACCGAGGTAGTCAAACTGCTTGAGGATACTGGAAGTATGATAGGGACTGTTCAAGTAGGGAAATTGGTGGAGGAGAATTCTCAGTCGGCAAGTACAGCGGACAGGTTGAAGTGATCACGTATTAAGGACTTTATGAAGCAAAAAGGTAGAAAGGAGTCTGTTGACCTTTCTATTAATGATGATATGAATAGAGCCAAGCAATTTGTTTATGAAGCATTAGTTGTCCCTCATAATAACCTGAACAACGCATATGGAGGTGTTTTAGGGGATTCAGGAGAGAGAATAGGTGTTTCCAATAGCTGTTATTATGGTGGGACCAAGGATAGTTTGTTGTCAAAAGATAAGTTTAAGGAGGATAGTTTTAACTATGGTGGGACCAAGGAAGGTAGTCAGTCTCACGTTAACTATAAGGAGGGAGGGACCGAAGTGTTAATTTCTTTATTGGATAAAACAAGTGGGCCGCTAGAGGTTGAATTGGGGAAAATCGGCCCATTATCCTTTGATTTGGCCTGTAGGAGCATTAGTGAGAAAAAGACCAAAACAATTGcaaaatagaaaagaaagaaacCTGTGCAGGATTTGGGGCGGAATGTTGAGATATCATCTTCTTTTTATGCCTGTATTGCACCAAGGACTGGAGGAAATTCGAAGACCAGCAGAGCTTCGATGGATGCTGATGAGTCAAATGGCGATCCCATTTCTAATGGTGAGTCCTTTCCCTGTACTTTTTATGTGATTCAGACATTATGCATTGCAACTATAGAATGCAGCAAAATTCATGTTCAGAGGTGAGTAAGAAGCTATGGAAATCTATATCAAAATATGGGGTTTCTAGTGTAGTAGAGGATAGCATGAGTATTAAACTTCTAGAAGTTTTGGAGTTGAAAGATAAAAAAGATTTGGAGGGTAGGAAGATGGCTACAGATTCGGTTCCATGAATTTGTTATAATATAAGAGGAGGGGGGATTCCTTCTAAAAGGAAGAGAGTTAGCTTTTTGATTCAGTCATATAATTTTGATGTGTgttttattcaagaaaccaaattaTCTTGTTTTAATGAGAATCTAGCTCGGCTTTTTAGGGAAGTAAGGAGGTAGAGTGGTCGGCGTGCAATTTGATTGGAGCATCCGGAGGTATGGTTATTATTTGGAGGAGGGACTACCTTTCTCTTAATCATATCTTTGTTGGGAAAGGGTATGTCGGTATTCACATAAATTGGAAAGGTGCTTGTTATAACCTTGTGAACATGTTTGCTCCGTGTTGTGCGGTGGAGAGAAGGTTGTTTTGGAGGTCGTTGGTGGAAAGGAAGAATAAAAGTGGTAATGAGGAATGGCGTGTTATAGGAGACTTTAATAAGGTTTTGAGAAGGGAAGAAAGAATTGAGGAAGGAGTATTTTCTAATTGTAGAGGAATGATGGAGTTTCGGGTTTTTATAGAGAATATGAGGTTGGTGGACATACCTTGTGTTGGAGGAAAGTTTACTTGGTTTAAGGATAATGGGAAGGCGATGAGTAGACTTGATAGGTTCTTGATTACGAGAAAGATGCTTGATGATTGAGGTGTGATGGATCAAAGAATTGAAAATAGAGATATTTCAGACCATGCTCCGATCTGGTTGTTTGTTGGTTTGGTTAATTGGGGTCCAAAACCTTTTCGGTTTAACAATGAGTGGTTCAAACATAAGGATTTCAAGTATTTTATCTCGGAAGAATGGGGAAAGTTGAATGTTATAGGAAAGAAGGATTTTATGTTGTATGAGAAACTTAGAAGGTTGAAACTCCGTCTTCGTGATTGGAATAGGGAGGTGTTTGTGTGGATAGATTTGAAAGTTAAAGAGGAGGTGGATAACCTCAACATGTTGGATAATTTGTTGGTGGATAACATCGGAGATAATGTGGAAGCTTTGGTTAGTAATAGGCGGGAGGTTTCAAAGGAGATTTGgaataatttaaatatgaaaGAGAGTGTGCTTAGACTAAAATCTAGGCAACTTTGGTTGAAAGAGGGAGATAAGAACTCAAGATTTTATCACAACTCTATTAAGGATAAACAAAGAAGAAATTTGATTTCATCCTTGGAGGGAAGGAACGGTAGAGTTGAGGGTGTGGAAAACATTAAGAACGAGGTGTTTTGTTACTTTCAAGATTTCTCCaaagaagaaaatagagaaagACCAATTCTAGAAGAC is a window from the Vicia villosa cultivar HV-30 ecotype Madison, WI unplaced genomic scaffold, Vvil1.0 ctg.001334F_1_1, whole genome shotgun sequence genome containing:
- the LOC131634691 gene encoding uncharacterized protein LOC131634691 — encoded protein: MDQRIENRDISDHAPIWLFVGLVNWGPKPFRFNNEWFKHKDFKYFISEEWGKLNVIGKKDFMLYEKLRRLKLRLRDWNREVFVWIDLKVKEEVDNLNMLDNLLVDNIGDNVEALVSNRREVSKEIWNNLNMKESVLRLKSRQLWLKEGDKNSRFYHNSIKDKQRRNLISSLEGRNGRVEGVENIKNEVFCYFQDFSKEENRERPILEDLLLNWLCEGDADWLERTFTEEEIREAEWACDGNKSHGPYGFTLYFYKGNWELVKEDVGTFVSDSLIRQG